One segment of Colias croceus chromosome 15, ilColCroc2.1 DNA contains the following:
- the LOC123697767 gene encoding beta-1,4-N-acetylgalactosaminyltransferase bre-4, whose translation MGAAGGGRAARALRLLLLLVLALAAVEYLFGSILDASPLRTYLYTPIYNATQPTVKPGDKSPQSWPKLALAIQNETHKSQLNNTISNNNTFNMMRRNDTDYTSTPLLLTKIMEGIKNLVTTEDGIKFNEPSLPLCDEMPPDLGPITVNKTEIELDWVEKKYPEVHRGGRYSPPNCTARHKVAIIVPYRDRQQHLAIFLNHMHPFLMKQQLEYGIFIVEQEGSSDFNRAKLMNVGFVESQRQKAGGWQCFIFHDIDLLPLDSRNLYSCPKQPRHMSASIDKLNFKLPYEDIFGGVSAMTKEQFTKVNGFSNKYWGWGGEDDDMFYRIKKMNYHIARYKMSIARYAMLDHKKSAPNPKRYQLLSQTSKTFQKDGLSSLEYELASVTQHRLYTHVLANIDERS comes from the exons ATgggcgcggcgggcggcgggcgggcggcgcgggcgcTCCGCCTGCTCTTACTGCTGGTTCTCGCGCTGGCTGCCGTGGAGTACCTCTTCGGCTCCATCCTGGACGCGTCGCCACTCCGCACGTATCTGTACACGCCGATATATAACGCTACACAGCCTACTGTCAA ACCCGGTGATAAATCGCCGCAATCCTGGCCTAAACTAGCACTAGCTATACAAAACGAAACCCACAAGTCTCAACTGAACAATACTATAAGCAATAACAACACTTTCAACATGATGCGAAGGAATGACACAGACTATACAAGCACTCCGCTCTTACTCACTAAAATAATGGAGGGAATAAAAAATTTGGTGACTACAGAAGACGGAATAAAGTTCAATGAACCCAGCTTGCCGCTCTGCGACGAAATGCCTCCAGATTTAG GTCCAATAACTGTAAACAAAACGGAGATAGAACTGGACTGGGTGGAGAAGAAATATCCTGAAGTACACAGAGGAGGACGCTACTCCCCACCCAACTGTACAGCGAGGCATAAAGTTGCTATTATTGTACCGTAcag gGATCGCCAACAACATTTGGCGATTTTCTTGAACCACATGCatccttttttaatgaaacaacaATTGGAGTATGGAATATTTATCGTCGAGCAAGAAG GTTCTAGCGACTTCAACCGGGCAAAGCTGATGAACGTCGGCTTCGTTGAGAGTCAGCGGCAGAAGGCCGGCGGTTGGCAGTGTTTCATCTTCCACGATATAGACTTACTGCCTCTGGACTCTAGGAACTTGTACTCGTGCCCTAAACAACCGCGGCATATGTCCGCGTCTATagataaacttaattttaa GTTACCTTACGAAGATATCTTCGGCGGTGTGTCGGCGATGACAAAAGAGCAATTCACTAAAGTCAACGGCTTCTCCAATAAATACTGGGGTTGGGGAGGCGAGGACGACGATATGTTCTATAG AATTAAGAAAATGAACTACCACATAGCTAGATACAAGATGTCCATAGCACGATACGCGATGTTGGACCATAAGAAGTCTGCACCTAACCCCAAAAG GTACCAGCTCCTCTCGCAAACCAGCAAGACATTCCAAAAGGACGGGCTATCGTCCCTCGAGTACGAGCTAGCGAGCGTCACGCAGCACCGCCTGTACACACACGTGCTAGCCAATATAGACGAGCGCAGCTGA